Proteins found in one Flavobacterium channae genomic segment:
- a CDS encoding homogentisate 1,2-dioxygenase, giving the protein MPIYHKLGNIPPKRHIQFRKPNGDLYYEQLFGTIGFDGMSTNSYHEFRPTMVKEIRKQYSVAPKIAKSNNIQSYRLRGFQVEPQNDFLESRKIVLTNSDCHIVLAAPKNLTSDYFYKNTDSDEVIFIHKGIGKLRTMYGNLDFKYGDYLVIPRGMIYKMDFDTDDNRLFIVESHRPIYTPKRYRNWFGQLLEHSPFCERDIRRPEELETYAEKGEFVIKVKKKDEIFEMVYASHPFDVIGYDGYNYPYAFSIHDFEPITGRIHQPPPVHQTFETDAFVICSFVPRLYDYHPESIPAPYNHSNIDSDEVLYYVDGDFMSRNDIEAGHISLHPAGIPHGPHPGATERSIGKVDTQELAVMVDTFKPLMVTEDAMKIADEKYYQSWLD; this is encoded by the coding sequence ATGCCAATATATCATAAATTAGGGAACATCCCTCCAAAGCGTCATATTCAATTCCGAAAACCAAACGGAGATTTGTATTATGAGCAGTTATTTGGAACAATTGGATTCGACGGAATGTCAACCAATTCTTACCACGAATTTAGACCAACAATGGTTAAAGAAATTCGTAAGCAATATTCTGTTGCACCTAAAATTGCAAAATCAAACAATATTCAATCGTATCGATTAAGAGGATTTCAAGTTGAGCCTCAAAATGATTTTCTAGAAAGTAGAAAAATAGTTTTAACGAACTCTGATTGTCATATTGTATTAGCTGCTCCAAAGAATTTAACTTCAGATTATTTTTATAAGAATACCGATTCTGATGAAGTAATTTTTATCCATAAAGGAATAGGAAAACTTCGTACAATGTATGGTAATCTTGATTTTAAATATGGAGATTACTTAGTTATTCCTCGTGGAATGATTTATAAAATGGATTTTGATACCGATGATAATCGTTTGTTTATTGTTGAATCACACCGTCCAATTTATACTCCAAAAAGATACAGAAACTGGTTCGGGCAATTATTAGAACATTCACCATTTTGTGAGCGTGATATTCGTCGTCCAGAAGAATTAGAAACGTATGCTGAAAAAGGTGAGTTTGTAATTAAAGTTAAAAAGAAAGATGAAATCTTTGAAATGGTATATGCTTCGCATCCATTCGATGTAATTGGATATGACGGATACAATTATCCTTATGCTTTTTCAATTCACGATTTTGAGCCTATTACAGGAAGAATTCATCAACCGCCTCCAGTGCACCAAACTTTTGAAACAGATGCGTTTGTAATTTGTTCATTTGTGCCTCGTTTGTACGATTATCATCCTGAATCTATTCCAGCACCTTATAATCATAGTAATATTGATAGTGATGAGGTGTTGTACTATGTTGATGGCGATTTTATGAGTAGAAATGATATCGAAGCTGGACATATTTCTTTACATCCAGCTGGTATTCCTCATGGACCACACCCAGGAGCTACTGAAAGAAGTATCGGTAAAGTAGATACACAAGAATTAGCAGTAATGGTAGATACTTTTAAACCTTTAATGGTTACAGAAGATGCTATGAAGATTGCTGATGAAAAATATTATCAATCTTGGTTAGACTAA
- the hppD gene encoding 4-hydroxyphenylpyruvate dioxygenase, with the protein MAQEIKSVEYGLEKIFEGAQDFLPLLGTDYVEFYVGNAKQAAHFYKTAFGFQSLAYAGLETGVKDRASYVLKQDKIRLVLTTALNSNSPIGEHVKKHGDGVKVIALWVEDARKSYQETTSRGAKSYFEPVVEKDENGEVVRAGIYGAYGETVFVFVERKNYNGIFMPGYSEWKSDYNPEPVGLKYIDHMVGNTGWNRMNEAVKWFEDVMGFVNFLSFDDKQITTEYSALMSKVMSNGNGRIKFPINEPANGKKRSQIEEYLDFYEDEGVQHIAVATDDIIKTVADMRARGIEFLSTPPQAYYDAIPERLKDHMSKFKEDINELQKLGIMIDADEEGYLLQIFTKPVEDRPTLFFEIIQRMGARGFGAGNFKALFESIEREQELRGTL; encoded by the coding sequence ATGGCACAAGAAATAAAATCGGTAGAATACGGATTAGAGAAAATATTTGAAGGAGCTCAAGACTTTTTACCTTTATTAGGAACAGATTATGTTGAGTTTTATGTAGGTAATGCAAAACAAGCGGCTCATTTTTACAAAACCGCTTTTGGTTTTCAATCTTTGGCTTATGCGGGATTAGAAACTGGTGTTAAAGACAGAGCTTCTTATGTTTTAAAACAAGATAAAATCCGTTTAGTTTTAACAACAGCTTTAAACAGTAACTCGCCAATTGGTGAACATGTGAAAAAACATGGTGATGGCGTTAAAGTGATTGCGCTTTGGGTTGAAGATGCTCGTAAATCATATCAAGAAACTACAAGTCGCGGTGCAAAATCGTATTTTGAACCAGTTGTTGAAAAAGATGAAAATGGAGAGGTAGTTCGCGCAGGAATTTATGGAGCTTATGGAGAAACAGTATTTGTTTTCGTTGAGCGTAAAAACTATAACGGAATTTTTATGCCTGGTTACAGCGAGTGGAAATCTGATTATAATCCAGAACCAGTTGGCTTAAAATATATCGACCACATGGTTGGGAATACAGGTTGGAACAGAATGAACGAAGCTGTTAAATGGTTTGAAGACGTTATGGGATTTGTAAACTTCCTTTCTTTTGATGACAAACAAATTACTACAGAGTATTCTGCTTTAATGTCTAAAGTTATGAGTAACGGAAACGGAAGAATTAAATTCCCAATTAACGAACCTGCAAATGGTAAAAAACGTTCTCAAATTGAAGAATATTTAGACTTCTACGAAGACGAAGGTGTTCAGCACATTGCTGTGGCAACAGATGACATTATTAAAACAGTTGCTGATATGAGAGCAAGAGGAATTGAGTTTTTAAGCACGCCACCTCAAGCTTATTATGATGCAATTCCTGAAAGATTGAAAGATCATATGTCTAAATTCAAAGAAGATATTAATGAACTTCAAAAATTAGGTATCATGATTGATGCAGATGAAGAAGGATATTTGTTGCAAATTTTTACTAAGCCAGTTGAAGATCGTCCAACGCTTTTCTTCGAAATTATTCAAAGAATGGGTGCTCGTGGATTCGGTGCAGGTAACTTTAAAGCCCTTTTTGAGTCAATTGAACGTGAACAGGAATTGCGAGGTACATTATAA
- a CDS encoding CCC motif membrane protein yields MNYNKLSADPTALILGIIAFVIMVLGFCCGLVVFLSLILGIVGLVLSIKSLKDYDADPSIYSPQSKQNVYVAKIICLITTILSSLYFIVIVVAVVFYQVGISDVFKNKLEKLNNTQINDSIYMEEEIEEIYNNDSVYIDSTFVDSIK; encoded by the coding sequence ATGAATTATAATAAATTATCAGCCGACCCAACAGCTTTAATACTTGGAATCATTGCATTTGTAATTATGGTTTTAGGTTTTTGTTGTGGACTAGTAGTGTTTCTATCATTAATTTTAGGAATTGTAGGACTAGTTCTTTCTATAAAAAGTTTAAAAGATTACGATGCAGATCCGTCAATATATTCGCCTCAAAGCAAACAGAATGTTTATGTTGCAAAGATTATTTGTTTGATTACGACTATTTTGTCATCATTATATTTTATAGTTATTGTGGTTGCGGTTGTGTTTTATCAAGTTGGAATATCCGATGTTTTTAAAAACAAATTAGAAAAATTAAACAATACACAAATCAACGATTCCATTTATATGGAAGAGGAAATAGAAGAAATTTATAATAACGATTCTGTTTATATAGATTCTACTTTTGTGGATTCTATTAAATAG
- a CDS encoding pyridoxal-dependent decarboxylase, producing the protein MHFWKKLTQEERKVRIEKALHDNVNFSKDASLGYPASKLDGRVFYDDAPFLKDAPTLQTYVANPNNIGCHTFGTSEKAFYGTQEIEREVLNVIAVDIFKAKENEFDGYIAPGGTEANIQAVWVFRNEFLHNFNAKLDEIAILASEDTHYSIPKASNLLQIDWLKIPVGFENREIDAVALDNIISEAKNKGKKYFIAVSNMATTMFGSVDDPDVYTSALEKHSVTYRLHIDGAYGGFVYPFSNQKSKINFSNPKISSITIDAHKMLQAPYGTGVFICRKGLIENVLTKEAEYVEGMDLTLCGSRSGANAVAVWMILFTYGAYGWFEKISILQMRTQFLCHELDKLNIKYFREPFMNIVTIHAESIPEKIAEKYDLVPQQHNENNKWYKIVLMDHVEVEHLTKFIDELKASLNG; encoded by the coding sequence ATGCATTTCTGGAAAAAACTAACACAAGAAGAAAGAAAAGTCCGCATTGAAAAGGCTTTACACGATAATGTTAATTTCTCAAAAGACGCTTCATTAGGTTATCCTGCGTCAAAATTAGACGGTCGCGTTTTTTATGACGATGCGCCATTTTTAAAAGACGCACCAACACTTCAAACCTATGTTGCAAATCCAAACAACATTGGATGTCATACTTTTGGAACATCTGAAAAAGCCTTTTATGGCACTCAAGAAATAGAACGCGAAGTTTTAAATGTAATAGCTGTTGATATTTTTAAAGCTAAAGAAAACGAATTTGACGGCTATATCGCTCCTGGCGGAACAGAAGCCAATATTCAAGCTGTTTGGGTTTTTAGAAATGAATTTCTTCACAATTTCAATGCGAAATTAGATGAAATTGCCATTTTAGCTTCAGAAGACACACATTATTCTATTCCAAAAGCGTCTAATTTATTGCAAATTGATTGGTTAAAAATTCCTGTTGGGTTTGAAAATCGTGAAATTGATGCAGTTGCTTTAGACAACATTATTTCGGAAGCCAAAAATAAAGGTAAAAAATACTTCATCGCCGTTTCTAACATGGCGACTACTATGTTTGGATCCGTTGATGACCCTGACGTTTATACTTCGGCATTGGAAAAACATAGTGTTACTTATCGTTTGCACATTGATGGCGCTTATGGCGGATTTGTGTATCCGTTTAGCAATCAAAAATCCAAAATCAATTTTAGTAATCCAAAAATAAGTTCGATTACTATTGACGCACACAAAATGTTGCAAGCACCTTATGGAACTGGTGTTTTTATTTGTAGAAAAGGATTAATCGAAAACGTATTAACTAAAGAAGCCGAATATGTAGAAGGAATGGATTTAACGCTTTGCGGAAGTCGCTCTGGTGCTAACGCTGTTGCGGTTTGGATGATTTTGTTTACCTATGGTGCTTATGGTTGGTTTGAAAAAATCAGTATCCTACAAATGCGTACACAGTTTTTGTGTCATGAATTAGACAAACTAAACATTAAATACTTCCGTGAACCTTTTATGAATATTGTTACTATTCATGCGGAATCCATTCCGGAGAAAATTGCTGAAAAGTATGATTTAGTACCACAACAACATAACGAAAACAACAAATGGTACAAAATTGTGTTAATGGATCACGTAGAAGTAGAACATTTGACTAAATTTATAGACGAATTGAAAGCGTCTCTAAATGGATAA
- the uvrC gene encoding excinuclease ABC subunit UvrC, with the protein MQTPLELQIQTLPDNPGVYQYFDKDGKILYVGKAKNLKKRVQSYFTKNHDNYKTSVLVKKIVTIKHIVVPTETDALLLENNLIKKLQPRYNVLLRDDKTYPWICIKNERFPRIFSTRKMIKDGSEYFGPYTSFKTVHTILDLIKELYPLRTCNYDLSKANIDSGKFKVCLEYHIGNCKGPCEGYESLEHYQAQIEKIRQILKGNFKESLKDFKKLMTDLAMDMKFEEAQKIKEKIEVLENYQSRSTVLNPKITNLDVFSIVSDETMAYVNFLQISHGAIVRSHTLELKKKLDETNEELLELAVVELRERFHLNAKEIVVPFAIDLGENVKVTIPQLGDKKQILDLSERNAKYYRLDQLKQIQIVDPERHTNRIMAQMQKDLRLSVEPRHIECFDNSNIQGTNPVSACVVFKDGKPSKKDYRHFNIKTVEGPNDFASMEEVVYRRYKRMLDENESLPQLIIIDGGKGQLSSALKSLDDLGLRGKIAIIGIAKRLEELFYPGDSVPLYLDKKSETLKVIQYLRNEAHRFGITHHRDKRSKSALTNSLESIPGIGEKTMITLMKHFKSVKRLQNADEKAISEVVGVSKAKKISDFYKTIQSDKNS; encoded by the coding sequence ATGCAAACACCTTTAGAACTTCAAATCCAAACGTTACCTGATAATCCGGGCGTGTATCAATATTTTGATAAAGATGGGAAAATTCTATATGTTGGAAAGGCGAAAAACCTAAAAAAACGCGTTCAATCGTACTTTACAAAGAATCACGATAATTATAAAACGTCGGTTTTAGTTAAGAAGATTGTTACGATTAAACACATTGTGGTTCCTACGGAAACTGATGCTTTACTGTTGGAAAACAATTTGATTAAAAAGTTGCAACCACGTTATAATGTATTGCTTCGTGATGATAAAACGTATCCTTGGATTTGTATCAAAAACGAACGATTTCCGCGTATCTTTTCTACTCGAAAAATGATTAAAGACGGTTCAGAATATTTTGGACCTTATACAAGTTTCAAAACGGTTCATACAATTTTGGATTTGATTAAAGAATTGTACCCACTTCGAACGTGTAATTACGATTTATCTAAAGCGAATATTGATTCTGGAAAATTTAAAGTGTGTTTGGAATATCATATCGGAAATTGTAAAGGACCTTGTGAAGGGTATGAATCTTTGGAACATTATCAAGCACAAATTGAAAAAATACGTCAAATTTTAAAAGGAAATTTCAAAGAAAGTTTGAAAGATTTTAAAAAATTGATGACTGATTTGGCGATGGATATGAAGTTTGAAGAAGCACAAAAAATCAAAGAAAAAATCGAAGTTTTAGAAAACTACCAATCGCGTTCTACGGTTCTGAATCCGAAAATTACCAATTTAGATGTGTTTTCAATTGTTTCCGATGAAACAATGGCTTATGTAAACTTTTTACAAATTTCGCATGGTGCAATTGTTCGTTCCCATACTTTGGAATTAAAGAAAAAGCTTGATGAAACCAACGAAGAATTATTAGAATTAGCTGTTGTTGAGCTTCGCGAACGTTTTCATTTGAATGCTAAAGAAATTGTGGTTCCTTTTGCAATTGATTTAGGAGAAAATGTAAAAGTTACCATTCCTCAATTGGGCGATAAAAAACAAATTTTAGATTTATCAGAACGTAATGCTAAATATTACCGATTGGATCAATTGAAGCAAATCCAAATTGTAGATCCAGAACGTCATACGAATCGTATTATGGCGCAAATGCAAAAAGATTTGCGTTTATCAGTTGAACCACGCCATATTGAATGTTTTGATAATTCTAATATTCAAGGAACAAATCCAGTTTCGGCTTGTGTGGTTTTTAAAGATGGAAAACCAAGTAAGAAAGATTATCGTCATTTCAATATTAAAACGGTTGAAGGTCCTAATGATTTTGCTTCAATGGAAGAAGTGGTTTATCGTAGATATAAACGCATGTTAGATGAAAACGAATCTTTACCACAATTGATTATTATTGATGGTGGAAAAGGCCAATTGTCTTCCGCATTAAAAAGTTTGGATGATTTAGGTTTACGTGGTAAAATAGCTATAATAGGAATTGCAAAACGTTTGGAAGAGTTGTTCTATCCAGGAGATTCAGTGCCCTTGTATTTGGATAAAAAATCGGAAACGTTAAAAGTAATTCAGTATTTACGAAACGAAGCACATCGTTTTGGGATTACACATCATCGCGATAAAAGAAGTAAATCAGCACTAACAAATAGTTTGGAAAGTATACCAGGAATTGGAGAAAAAACGATGATTACTTTAATGAAACATTTTAAAAGTGTTAAAAGATTGCAAAATGCCGATGAAAAAGCAATTTCTGAGGTTGTAGGGGTTTCAAAAGCCAAAAAAATTTCCGACTTTTACAAGACAATTCAATCTGATAAAAATTCATGA
- a CDS encoding patatin-like phospholipase family protein: MKKFFLFVSLLIFTQISLGQENPRPKVGLVLSGGGAKGLAHIGVLKVIDSLGIKIDYVAGTSMGAIVGGLYASGYSAEELDSIFSHVDVDALLQDYTPREAKSFYEKRNDEIYALTLPFNKFRLGLPSGLSKGLYNFNLLSTLTQHVRHVRDFDELPIPFLCIATNAETGEKVVLDSGVLAQNMIASGALPTLYNPVEINGKILIDGGVIDNYPIEELKDRGLDIIIGVDVQDGLKTREELKGVTSVLSQINNFSMIEKMEGKQKATDIYIKPDIKGFTVVDFEKGKVIIEKGKEKALEHIQKLVLYANTDKEIKERVVLQDSLFIKDIMFNKLDNFTRAYIIGKLKFKKNTKISNKQLKKGILNLNATQNFSAINYSFEKMQDGEKLILQLKENESTAFLKFGLHYDDLFKSGILLNYTKKRLIAKNDVASLDLVLGDNIRYNFDYYIDNGFYWSFGFNSKLTTFNRNVTSTIAEDVALNTNASAINVDFLDFSNQAYMQTIFAQKFSLGGGVEFKVLKLESETLGNTNSVFENSTYLSLFGFMKYDSFNKKYFPKTGWNFNSEIRSYVYSSDYKNNFERFSIAKADFGFAQPVYKNLVFKLQTEGGFAFGEKSVSYFDFILGGYGFQQVNNIKPFFGYDYLSIAGNSYVKLLLTADYEIFKKHHLNFIANFANVGDNIFDTVDTWFVKPNYSGYSVGYGMETVIGPVEIKHSWSPETRDHYTWFSVGFWF; encoded by the coding sequence ATGAAAAAATTCTTCTTGTTTGTAAGCCTACTAATTTTTACCCAAATCAGCTTAGGACAAGAAAATCCAAGACCAAAAGTAGGACTAGTTCTTAGTGGCGGAGGCGCTAAGGGATTGGCCCATATTGGTGTGCTTAAAGTAATCGATTCGTTAGGAATTAAAATTGATTATGTGGCAGGAACTAGTATGGGAGCAATTGTTGGTGGTTTGTATGCCTCAGGATATAGTGCCGAAGAATTGGATTCTATTTTTTCTCATGTAGATGTTGATGCTTTACTTCAGGATTACACTCCAAGAGAAGCCAAATCTTTTTATGAAAAGCGAAACGATGAAATTTATGCGTTAACCTTACCCTTCAATAAATTTAGACTCGGATTACCTTCTGGATTATCAAAAGGACTTTATAATTTCAATTTATTGTCAACTTTAACACAACACGTGCGACATGTTAGAGACTTTGACGAACTTCCAATTCCTTTTCTTTGTATTGCAACCAATGCCGAAACAGGTGAAAAAGTAGTGTTGGATTCGGGTGTTTTAGCTCAAAATATGATTGCTAGTGGTGCTTTGCCAACGTTATATAATCCGGTAGAAATAAATGGAAAAATATTGATTGATGGAGGTGTTATTGATAATTACCCAATAGAAGAACTTAAGGATAGAGGTTTGGATATTATTATTGGAGTTGATGTACAAGATGGTTTAAAAACTCGGGAAGAATTAAAAGGTGTTACTTCTGTTTTGTCTCAAATCAATAATTTTTCTATGATTGAGAAAATGGAAGGGAAACAAAAAGCAACAGACATTTATATAAAGCCTGATATAAAAGGATTTACAGTTGTTGATTTTGAAAAAGGAAAAGTAATCATTGAAAAGGGAAAAGAAAAAGCTTTAGAACATATTCAGAAATTAGTATTGTATGCCAATACCGATAAGGAGATAAAAGAACGTGTTGTGTTACAAGATTCTCTTTTTATAAAAGATATTATGTTTAATAAACTTGATAATTTTACAAGAGCTTATATAATCGGAAAACTCAAGTTTAAAAAGAACACTAAAATATCAAACAAGCAATTAAAAAAAGGAATTCTGAATTTAAATGCTACTCAAAACTTTAGTGCCATAAATTATTCTTTTGAAAAAATGCAAGATGGAGAAAAGTTGATTTTGCAATTGAAAGAAAATGAAAGTACGGCATTTTTAAAGTTTGGATTGCATTATGATGATTTATTTAAAAGCGGTATTTTATTAAATTACACCAAGAAGCGTTTAATTGCAAAAAATGATGTTGCTTCTTTAGATTTGGTTTTAGGTGATAACATTCGTTATAATTTTGATTATTATATAGATAATGGATTTTATTGGAGTTTTGGATTCAATTCTAAATTAACCACTTTTAATAGAAATGTTACGAGTACTATTGCTGAGGATGTTGCTTTAAATACAAACGCAAGTGCAATAAATGTTGATTTTTTAGATTTTAGCAATCAAGCTTATATGCAAACTATTTTTGCGCAAAAGTTTTCTTTAGGTGGTGGTGTTGAATTCAAAGTTTTAAAACTTGAATCGGAAACTTTAGGAAATACTAATTCGGTTTTTGAAAATAGCACTTATCTATCTCTATTTGGTTTTATGAAATACGATTCGTTCAATAAAAAATATTTTCCAAAAACGGGTTGGAATTTCAATTCTGAGATTCGTTCTTATGTTTATTCATCAGATTATAAAAATAATTTTGAGCGTTTTTCTATTGCTAAAGCCGATTTTGGTTTTGCTCAACCCGTTTACAAAAACTTGGTTTTTAAATTGCAAACAGAAGGCGGATTTGCTTTTGGAGAAAAAAGTGTTTCTTATTTTGATTTTATATTAGGTGGTTATGGGTTTCAACAAGTAAATAATATAAAACCATTTTTTGGTTATGATTATTTAAGTATTGCAGGAAATAGCTATGTAAAGTTGTTATTAACAGCAGATTACGAGATATTTAAGAAACATCATTTGAATTTTATTGCTAACTTTGCTAATGTTGGAGATAATATCTTTGACACCGTAGATACTTGGTTTGTAAAACCAAATTATTCAGGTTATTCGGTAGGTTACGGAATGGAAACAGTAATTGGTCCAGTCGAAATCAAACATTCTTGGTCGCCAGAAACTAGAGACCATTATACGTGGTTTTCTGTAGGGTTTTGGTTTTAA
- a CDS encoding 5-formyltetrahydrofolate cyclo-ligase: MDKKSLRQKAKAERQKLTQEEIEDKSLAIANQLLRMDIWDKLYYHLFLTIEEQKEINTEYILQILAGKDKEIVISKCEFSTLGMTHFLLTDNTKIKKNSYNVPEPVDGLEVPDAKIDVVFVPLLAYDKQGNRVGYGKGFYDNFLSKCKSETIKIGLSFFPPEERIEDVSTNDVKLDFCVTPEGIFEF; this comes from the coding sequence ATGGATAAGAAATCGTTAAGGCAAAAGGCAAAAGCTGAAAGGCAAAAGTTAACTCAAGAGGAAATCGAAGACAAAAGTTTGGCGATTGCGAACCAATTGTTGCGAATGGACATTTGGGACAAATTGTATTATCATTTGTTTTTAACGATTGAAGAGCAAAAAGAAATCAATACCGAATATATTCTGCAAATTTTAGCGGGAAAAGATAAAGAAATCGTCATTTCGAAGTGCGAATTTTCCACTTTAGGAATGACGCATTTTTTATTAACGGATAATACCAAAATCAAAAAGAACAGTTACAACGTTCCTGAACCTGTTGATGGTTTAGAAGTGCCTGATGCGAAAATTGATGTGGTTTTTGTACCGCTTTTAGCCTACGACAAGCAAGGAAATCGCGTGGGTTACGGAAAAGGTTTTTATGATAACTTTCTAAGTAAATGTAAGTCTGAAACGATTAAAATTGGGTTGTCGTTCTTTCCTCCAGAAGAAAGAATTGAGGATGTTTCAACAAATGATGTGAAATTGGATTTTTGTGTGACGCCTGAGGGAATTTTCGAATTTTAA
- a CDS encoding TraR/DksA family transcriptional regulator: MVEEQIRYSDADLAEFKALIQAKLEKAKGDLELIKSAYMNDLNNGTDDTSPTFKAFEEGSETMSKEANSQLAIRQEKFIRDLKNALIRIENKTYGLCKVTGKLISKERLKIVPHATMSIEAKNLQR, translated from the coding sequence ATGGTAGAGGAGCAAATTAGATATTCAGACGCTGATTTGGCTGAATTCAAAGCGTTAATTCAAGCAAAATTAGAAAAAGCTAAAGGTGATTTAGAGCTTATTAAGAGTGCTTACATGAATGACTTAAATAACGGAACAGATGATACATCGCCTACGTTTAAAGCATTTGAAGAAGGCAGTGAAACAATGAGTAAAGAAGCCAATTCACAACTTGCTATTCGTCAAGAAAAATTTATTAGAGATTTAAAAAATGCCTTAATACGTATTGAAAACAAAACTTATGGGTTGTGCAAAGTTACAGGTAAATTAATAAGTAAAGAAAGATTAAAAATCGTTCCTCATGCTACTATGAGTATCGAAGCAAAAAACTTGCAACGTTAA
- a CDS encoding succinylglutamate desuccinylase/aspartoacylase family protein: protein MTASKPLVILKETILAGESKTINMEIAKLHTMNKLKIPIIVERSKLDGPTVLFTACLHGDEINGTEIVRQLIVQKINKPKRGTIICIPIINIFGFINKTREFPDGRDLNRMFPGSKTGSLASRFAYYVLKDIIPHVDYAIDFHAGGASRFNAPQIRIVPENPELKELSDVFNAPFTLYSKNISGSFRNSCDKLGVKMLLFEGGKSLDINEEVTTDAIEGTKRFLAHLDMLNPKKKIIIKTKKPIYIEKSNWLRAKYSGMFHGMVKIGSFIKKGELIATISDPYGKVEHKMKAPHDGYVINVNDAPIVYQGDAIFHVSTHLE from the coding sequence ATGACTGCCTCAAAACCTCTTGTTATTCTTAAAGAAACTATTTTAGCTGGCGAAAGCAAAACCATTAACATGGAAATTGCCAAGTTGCACACCATGAACAAATTGAAAATTCCAATAATTGTGGAACGTTCAAAACTTGATGGGCCAACGGTTTTATTCACCGCTTGTTTGCATGGCGATGAAATAAACGGAACCGAAATTGTACGTCAGTTAATTGTTCAAAAAATCAACAAACCAAAAAGAGGCACAATCATTTGTATTCCCATCATTAATATTTTCGGATTTATTAATAAAACTCGAGAATTTCCTGATGGTCGCGATTTAAACAGAATGTTTCCTGGTAGCAAAACAGGTTCTTTGGCTAGTCGATTTGCCTACTATGTTTTGAAAGACATCATTCCGCATGTTGATTATGCTATCGATTTTCATGCTGGTGGCGCTAGCCGATTTAATGCTCCTCAAATTAGAATAGTACCAGAAAATCCAGAACTCAAAGAACTTTCCGATGTTTTCAATGCACCTTTTACCTTGTATTCAAAGAATATTTCGGGTTCGTTTCGAAATTCTTGTGATAAATTAGGTGTAAAAATGCTGCTTTTTGAAGGAGGAAAATCGTTAGACATAAACGAAGAAGTAACTACTGATGCAATTGAAGGAACAAAACGATTTTTAGCACATTTGGACATGCTAAATCCAAAGAAAAAAATAATTATTAAAACCAAAAAACCTATTTACATAGAAAAATCAAATTGGTTAAGAGCCAAATATTCTGGCATGTTTCATGGAATGGTAAAAATTGGAAGCTTCATCAAAAAAGGCGAATTAATTGCAACTATTTCGGATCCTTATGGAAAAGTTGAACATAAAATGAAAGCACCACATGATGGTTATGTTATCAATGTTAATGATGCACCAATTGTATATCAAGGCGATGCTATTTTTCACGTTTCAACTCATTTAGAATAG
- a CDS encoding lipoprotein signal peptidase has protein sequence MSLKKAYILIVAILLIDQISKIYIKTHFFIGESIKVMGLDWFQIHFIENEGMAWGAEIPGEHGKLILTLFRIVAVGGIAWWLWDSVKKKASNYLIVAIALIFTGALGNIIDSVFYGVIFNDSYHQVATMFSDQPYGTWFHGEVVDMFYFPIWEGNLPSWLPIWGGKHFTFFNAIFNVADVAISTGVGILIVFNKRAFAHADKEEALAEEN, from the coding sequence ATGTCGTTAAAGAAAGCCTATATTTTAATTGTTGCCATTTTACTAATTGATCAGATTTCTAAAATCTATATCAAAACGCATTTTTTTATCGGAGAATCCATAAAAGTAATGGGTTTAGATTGGTTTCAAATTCACTTTATTGAGAATGAAGGAATGGCTTGGGGAGCTGAAATTCCTGGCGAACATGGGAAATTAATTTTAACCTTATTCCGAATCGTAGCAGTTGGTGGAATTGCTTGGTGGTTGTGGGATTCGGTAAAAAAGAAAGCTTCTAATTACTTAATTGTGGCTATTGCTTTAATTTTTACAGGTGCTTTAGGTAATATTATCGATTCGGTTTTTTATGGTGTTATTTTTAACGATAGTTATCATCAAGTAGCAACTATGTTCTCAGACCAGCCTTATGGCACTTGGTTCCATGGAGAAGTTGTAGATATGTTTTATTTTCCAATATGGGAAGGAAACTTACCTTCTTGGTTGCCAATTTGGGGTGGAAAACACTTCACTTTCTTCAACGCTATTTTCAACGTGGCTGATGTAGCGATTTCAACTGGTGTTGGAATTTTAATTGTCTTCAACAAAAGAGCATTTGCTCATGCGGATAAAGAAGAAGCATTAGCTGAGGAAAATTAA